A single genomic interval of Apis cerana isolate GH-2021 linkage group LG2, AcerK_1.0, whole genome shotgun sequence harbors:
- the LOC108002940 gene encoding uncharacterized protein LOC108002940, producing MKNILAIIFSVILISEAKVAPTSTTNSQGSPDIQLTELISQAQANINNLAKQIQEQWNIPDQETIVKTVKDQSTNFVNNIQDYIKNVTEEVKTKTPELERSWNDVKTMLNKVVDDISSGIPNAQQQVAELQSKFQQGVQTLLKESDKAAKSLNQHSGKIQEDLAKFTKQAVDIAVQATQNLNNQLQTVAAQKS from the exons atgaaaaacatcCTTGCGATTATCTTTAGTGTTATATTGATTTCGGAGGCCAAAGTTGCTCCGACTAGTACTACCAATTCTCAAGGATCTCCTGATATTCAACTAACCGAACTTATAAGCCAGGCTCAAGCAAATATCAACAATTTAGCGAAACAAATTCAGGAACAATGGAATATCCCTGATCAAGAGACTATTGTAAAAACTGTCAAAGATCAAAGCACTAATTTCGTTAACAATATTCAAGATTACATAAAGAATGTTACTGAAGag GTCAAAACTAAAACTCCCGAATTGGAAAGATCATGGAATGATGTTAAAACTATGCTCAATAAAGTCGTTGATGATATTAGTAGTGGAATTCCAAATGCTCAGCAACAAGTCGCTGAATTACAAAGTAAATTCCAGCAAGGAGTTCAAACTTTGCTTAAAGAATCTGACAAAGCTGCCAAATCTTTGAACCAACATTCTGGAAAAATACAAGAAGACCTTGCAAAGTTCACAAAACAGGCAGTTGATATTGCCGTACAAGCAACGCAGAATCTAAACAATCAACTTCAAACTGTCGCAGCTCAGAAAAGTTAA
- the LOC108002787 gene encoding ataxin-2 isoform X2, producing MNSKRKNRSNTNRSPRARGPQERCVAAEGVYNNAHFMHAITSHVGNIVQIQTLNGSIYEGIFRTFSSQFDVVLEMAHRVEGSGKISVESVVEKLIFKPQDIITMSAKDVDLDYAIRDTFRTDTVISKYNGLIGEKELEPWDAPPATMNGDDLKLDGTTNGWDADDMFRKNEQKYGVQTTYEPTLAAYTLPLQRKDTKDYKEQEQKAAEIANEIESQPNYKARLELENGDEEERFAAVVRPTEGKYIPPPLKKKNGNSAKLMRSSEPPPSPGSATANKNVFNQQSPSNVNVNIPPTSNLPIGIQNTHPSVQHSVSLNMGMPPSGVVVTYNNPPPPFVPPPTTQPPPPVPVIQQSQPQSQTTSAVSQVTFPPQQQQQTSSKINTEKRDRPGRQQVYQADKAPPAPFPQTNVTTSHQQQQSSHQQHGQLQQQNSVEGQRCEIVSHKSDHRKVPTPRSREEQHSELRQFASDFKLAETPAQDTTPVTRKQQQHQHQHQQDAHSSPQITQTHHQSSHQHTTSQQSQQQPQQLQQHPNPPQQQQQQQSHQNQTVSEETVVTSKPPPGPLPLRPTSPSQSQQQTSTSTPTVSQASQEATVDKITTAFKKSTLNPNAKEFNPNTKPFTPRSPSTPTPSRPHTPQTPQYTGATMPATVVMPAYVMTSQPPTAFSQPPAQPVTRFRKVPVMHAQHRAQDIASQMQVVAATGQPLMAPAPLHPPFQVPYPGQPAYQQMVRMVQAPPPPPHMATPYHHHDSPGPQAPGIQYMGPHTHPHPHVAQQPPSQTPSPANPNPPHTPGTYNPPGTPQPTYPPPPPQGHAPSYPIMCPIIPPHIPIPPQHMQYLPPQPPPGAQQTIPVILPHNQ from the exons ATGAatagcaaaagaaaaaaccgTTCAAATACAAACag atcACCACGTGCCCGTGGTCCACAAGAAAGATGTGTCGCTGCTGAAGGTGTATACAATAATGCCCATTTCATGCATGCAATAACCAGTCATGTTGGCAATATTGTACAG attCAAACATTGAATGGGTCAATATATGAAGGTATTTTTCGCACTTTCTCAAGTCAATTTGATGTTGTCTTAGAAATGGCTCATCGTGTAGAAGGTTCAGGAAAAATTAGTGTGGAAAGTGtagtagaaaaattaatttttaaaccacAAGATATTATTACTATGTCTGCCAAGGATGTTGATTTAGATTATGCTATACGTGATACATTTAGAACAGATACTgttattagtaaatataatggTTTAATTGGTGAGAAAGAATTAGAACCTTGGGATGCTCCTCCTGCTACTATGAATGGAGATGACTTAAAATTAGATGGTACAAca aatGGATGGGATGCTGATGATATGTTTCgcaaaaatgaacaaaaatatgGAGTTCAAACAACATATGAACCAACTTTAGCTGCTTATACATTACCACTTCAAAGAAAAGATACAAAAGATTATAAAGAACAAGAACAGAAAGCTGCAGAAATTGCAAATGAAATAGAATCACAACCAAATTACAAAGCTAGATTAGAACTTGAAAATGGAGACGAGGAAGAAAGATTTGCAGCTGTG gTGAGACCCACTGAAGGTAAATATATTCCACCTccactgaaaaagaaaaatggaaatagcGCAAAGTTGATGAGATCTAGTGAACCCCCACCTTCACCAGGATCTGCAACCgccaataaaaatgtttttaatcaaCAATCTCCGTCCAATGTAAATGTGAACATTCCTCCAACTTCGAATCTTCCTATTGGAATACAAAATACACATCCTTCAGTGCAACACTCGGTATCATTAAATATGGGAATGCCACCCAGTGGAGTAGTggttacatataataatcctCCACCACCATTTGTGCCTCCACCAACTACGCAACCACCACCACCAG taccTGTAATTCAACAATCACAACCACAATCTCAAACAACTTCTGCTGTATCACAAGTTACTTTCCCaccacaacaacaacaacaaacatcatctaaaataaatacggAAAAACGTGATCGTCCTGGTAGACAACAAGTATATCAAGCCGATAAAGCACCACCAGCACCATTTCCACAAACGAATGTTACTACTTCTCACCAACAGCAGCAATCATCACATCAACAACATGGTCAATTACAGCAGCAAAATTCGGTCGAGGGACAACGATGTGAAATAGTTTCACATAAGTCAGATCACAGAAAG gTTCCAACGCCACGTAGTAGAGAAGAACAACATTCAGAACTGAGGCAATTTGCTTCAGATTTCAAGTTAGCAGAAACACCAGCACAAGATACAACGCCAGTTACCAGAAAGCAGCAGCAACATCAACATCAACATCAACAAGATGCTCATTCGTCGCCACAAATTACTCAGACGCATCATCAATCATCTCATCAACATACAACATCCCAACAGTCGCAGCAACAACCGCAGCAATTACAACAACATCCAAATCCTCCacagcaacagcaacaacaacaatcacATCAAAATCAAACTGTTTCAGAAGAAACTGTGGTCACTAGTAAACCACCACCAGGTCCATTACCTTTGCGACCTACAAGCCCTTCTCAATCACAACAACAAACTTCTACAAGTACACCTACTGTATCTCAAGCTTCACAAGAAGCTACAGTTGATAAAATTACGACGGCATTCAAAAAATCAACATTAAATCCAAATGCTAAAGAATTTAATCCAAATACTAAACCTTTTACACCG CGATCTCCAAGTACACCAACACCAAGTAGACCACATACTCCACAAACACCTCAGTATACTGGAGCAACAATGCCTGCTACTGTAGTTATGCCAGCATATGTAATGACTAGCCAACCACCAACTGCGTTCAGTCAGCCACCAGCTCAACCTGTGACAAGGTTCCGGAAGG TACCAGTAATGCATGCACAACATCGTGCACAAGATATAGCTTCTCAGATGCAAGTAGTGGCGGCAACTGGACAGCCTTTAATGGCACCGGCCCCTCTACATCCACCATTCCAGGTGCCTTATCCTGGTCAACCAGCATATCAACAGATGGTACGCATGGTTCAggcaccaccaccaccgccacaTATGGCAACACCTTATCATCATCATGACTCACCAGGACCGCAGGCTCCTGGTATTCAATACATGGGTCCACATACACATCCACATCCTCATGTTGCTCAACAACCACCAAGTCAAACTCCTTCTCCAGCTAATCCTAATCCACCACACACACCAGGCACTTATAATCCTCCTGGTACTCCACAACCCACATATCCTCCACCACCTCCTCAAGGCCATGCTCCGAGTTATCCAATAATGTGTCCTATAATTCCTCCTCATATACCGATACCACCGCAGCATATGCAATACCTACCACCGCAACCGCCTCCAGGAGCGCAGCAAACTATACCAGTGATTTTACCGCACAATCAGTAG
- the LOC108002787 gene encoding ataxin-2-like protein isoform X1, with protein sequence MNSKRKNRSNTNRSPRARGPQERCVAAEGVYNNAHFMHAITSHVGNIVQIQTLNGSIYEGIFRTFSSQFDVVLEMAHRVEGSGKISVESVVEKLIFKPQDIITMSAKDVDLDYAIRDTFRTDTVISKYNGLIGEKELEPWDAPPATMNGDDLKLDGTTNGWDADDMFRKNEQKYGVQTTYEPTLAAYTLPLQRKDTKDYKEQEQKAAEIANEIESQPNYKARLELENGDEEERFAAVVRPTEGKYIPPPLKKKNGNSAKLMRSSEPPPSPGSATANKNVFNQQSPSNVNVNIPPTSNLPIGIQNTHPSVQHSVSLNMGMPPSGVVVTYNNPPPPFVPPPTTQPPPPVPVIQQSQPQSQTTSAVSQVTFPPQQQQQTSSKINTEKRDRPGRQQVYQADKAPPAPFPQTNVTTSHQQQQSSHQQHGQLQQQNSVEGQRCEIVSHKSDHRKVPTPRSREEQHSELRQFASDFKLAETPAQDTTPVTRKQQQHQHQHQQDAHSSPQITQTHHQSSHQHTTSQQSQQQPQQLQQHPNPPQQQQQQQSHQNQTVSEETVVTSKPPPGPLPLRPTSPSQSQQQTSTSTPTVSQASQEATVDKITTAFKKSTLNPNAKEFNPNTKPFTPRSPSTPTPSRPHTPQTPQYTGATMPATVVMPAYVMTSQPPTAFSQPPAQPVTRFRKGQYLVPVMHAQHRAQDIASQMQVVAATGQPLMAPAPLHPPFQVPYPGQPAYQQMVRMVQAPPPPPHMATPYHHHDSPGPQAPGIQYMGPHTHPHPHVAQQPPSQTPSPANPNPPHTPGTYNPPGTPQPTYPPPPPQGHAPSYPIMCPIIPPHIPIPPQHMQYLPPQPPPGAQQTIPVILPHNQ encoded by the exons ATGAatagcaaaagaaaaaaccgTTCAAATACAAACag atcACCACGTGCCCGTGGTCCACAAGAAAGATGTGTCGCTGCTGAAGGTGTATACAATAATGCCCATTTCATGCATGCAATAACCAGTCATGTTGGCAATATTGTACAG attCAAACATTGAATGGGTCAATATATGAAGGTATTTTTCGCACTTTCTCAAGTCAATTTGATGTTGTCTTAGAAATGGCTCATCGTGTAGAAGGTTCAGGAAAAATTAGTGTGGAAAGTGtagtagaaaaattaatttttaaaccacAAGATATTATTACTATGTCTGCCAAGGATGTTGATTTAGATTATGCTATACGTGATACATTTAGAACAGATACTgttattagtaaatataatggTTTAATTGGTGAGAAAGAATTAGAACCTTGGGATGCTCCTCCTGCTACTATGAATGGAGATGACTTAAAATTAGATGGTACAAca aatGGATGGGATGCTGATGATATGTTTCgcaaaaatgaacaaaaatatgGAGTTCAAACAACATATGAACCAACTTTAGCTGCTTATACATTACCACTTCAAAGAAAAGATACAAAAGATTATAAAGAACAAGAACAGAAAGCTGCAGAAATTGCAAATGAAATAGAATCACAACCAAATTACAAAGCTAGATTAGAACTTGAAAATGGAGACGAGGAAGAAAGATTTGCAGCTGTG gTGAGACCCACTGAAGGTAAATATATTCCACCTccactgaaaaagaaaaatggaaatagcGCAAAGTTGATGAGATCTAGTGAACCCCCACCTTCACCAGGATCTGCAACCgccaataaaaatgtttttaatcaaCAATCTCCGTCCAATGTAAATGTGAACATTCCTCCAACTTCGAATCTTCCTATTGGAATACAAAATACACATCCTTCAGTGCAACACTCGGTATCATTAAATATGGGAATGCCACCCAGTGGAGTAGTggttacatataataatcctCCACCACCATTTGTGCCTCCACCAACTACGCAACCACCACCACCAG taccTGTAATTCAACAATCACAACCACAATCTCAAACAACTTCTGCTGTATCACAAGTTACTTTCCCaccacaacaacaacaacaaacatcatctaaaataaatacggAAAAACGTGATCGTCCTGGTAGACAACAAGTATATCAAGCCGATAAAGCACCACCAGCACCATTTCCACAAACGAATGTTACTACTTCTCACCAACAGCAGCAATCATCACATCAACAACATGGTCAATTACAGCAGCAAAATTCGGTCGAGGGACAACGATGTGAAATAGTTTCACATAAGTCAGATCACAGAAAG gTTCCAACGCCACGTAGTAGAGAAGAACAACATTCAGAACTGAGGCAATTTGCTTCAGATTTCAAGTTAGCAGAAACACCAGCACAAGATACAACGCCAGTTACCAGAAAGCAGCAGCAACATCAACATCAACATCAACAAGATGCTCATTCGTCGCCACAAATTACTCAGACGCATCATCAATCATCTCATCAACATACAACATCCCAACAGTCGCAGCAACAACCGCAGCAATTACAACAACATCCAAATCCTCCacagcaacagcaacaacaacaatcacATCAAAATCAAACTGTTTCAGAAGAAACTGTGGTCACTAGTAAACCACCACCAGGTCCATTACCTTTGCGACCTACAAGCCCTTCTCAATCACAACAACAAACTTCTACAAGTACACCTACTGTATCTCAAGCTTCACAAGAAGCTACAGTTGATAAAATTACGACGGCATTCAAAAAATCAACATTAAATCCAAATGCTAAAGAATTTAATCCAAATACTAAACCTTTTACACCG CGATCTCCAAGTACACCAACACCAAGTAGACCACATACTCCACAAACACCTCAGTATACTGGAGCAACAATGCCTGCTACTGTAGTTATGCCAGCATATGTAATGACTAGCCAACCACCAACTGCGTTCAGTCAGCCACCAGCTCAACCTGTGACAAGGTTCCGGAAGGGTCAGTATCTAG TACCAGTAATGCATGCACAACATCGTGCACAAGATATAGCTTCTCAGATGCAAGTAGTGGCGGCAACTGGACAGCCTTTAATGGCACCGGCCCCTCTACATCCACCATTCCAGGTGCCTTATCCTGGTCAACCAGCATATCAACAGATGGTACGCATGGTTCAggcaccaccaccaccgccacaTATGGCAACACCTTATCATCATCATGACTCACCAGGACCGCAGGCTCCTGGTATTCAATACATGGGTCCACATACACATCCACATCCTCATGTTGCTCAACAACCACCAAGTCAAACTCCTTCTCCAGCTAATCCTAATCCACCACACACACCAGGCACTTATAATCCTCCTGGTACTCCACAACCCACATATCCTCCACCACCTCCTCAAGGCCATGCTCCGAGTTATCCAATAATGTGTCCTATAATTCCTCCTCATATACCGATACCACCGCAGCATATGCAATACCTACCACCGCAACCGCCTCCAGGAGCGCAGCAAACTATACCAGTGATTTTACCGCACAATCAGTAG
- the LOC108002789 gene encoding probable ATP-dependent RNA helicase DDX55 homolog codes for MKTQNWRELPLSDSVLKTIEELKFTYMTPVQAASIPLLLKGKDVAAEAVTGSGKTIAFLVPLLEILQKRKEKWKPTEIGGIIISPTRELAIQINEVLQKFLNNIPNLKQILLVGGTTIAEDADRLKAGANIIVATPGRLEDILSNCKIINLAGYVKSLEILILDEADRLLDLGFSTALDTILLYLPRLRRTGLFSATQTKELQQLIRAGLRNPSLITVKEKPNISTPSNLKNNFVIVNTEYKFSTMIDFIQHKGTNLKYMIFLSTCACVDYFNHIVRAMLPSVQVFAIHGKMKNKRYKIFNEFRNIKNGILICTDVMARGIDILEMDWVLQYDPPCSASNFIHRCGRTARIGNEGNALLFLLETEDAYVDFIKRNQKVEIQQIVLESSIISYEKCLKCMRDLQKQDRFLFDKANRAFVSYIQAYNKHECNLILRLKDIDLGKLAMSFGLLRMPRMPELKGKDISSFGEEHVDINSIAYSDKQKEKSRLEKLKIFRDTGIWPKIHKNKRKQTEPWSEAKKKKLERQENRKRRKEKKLKQKMLVNSAKKQKRKINEQDIEDLAKDIALIKKLKKKKISQEEFDAAFGID; via the exons atgaaaacacAAAATTGGAGAGAATTGCCTTTAAGTGATTCTGTACTTAAAACTatcgaagaattaaaatttacttatatgaCACCTGTACAG gcAGCTTCTataccattattattaaaaggcAAAGATGTTGCAGCAGAAGCAGTAACAGGGAGTGGAAAAACAATTGCTTTTTTAGTtccattattagaaatattacag aaaagaaaagagaagtgGAAACCTACAGAAATTGgaggaataataattagtCCTACAAGAGAATTAGctatacaaataaatgaagttttacagaagtttttaaataatataccaaatttaaaacaaatattacttGTCGGTGGTACAACAATTGCAGAAGATGCAGACAGACTTAAAGCAGGAGCAAATATTATTGTAGCTACACCTGGTAGATTAGAagatatattatctaattgtaaaataataaacttagcAGGATATGTAAAATCTttg gaaATACTGATCTTAGATGAAGCTGATAGATTATTAGATCTAGGTTTTTCTACAGCATTAGAtacaattttactttatttaccACGTCTTAGAAGAACAGGTTTATTTTCTGCAACTCAAACAAAAGAATTACAACAATTAATAAGAGCTGGACTTAGAAATCCATCTTTGATAACTGTTAAAGAAAAACCAAATATTTCTACaccatcaaatttaaaaaataattttgttattgtaaatactgaatacaaattttctacAATGATAGATTTTATTCAGCATAAAGgaactaatttaaaatatatgatttttttatctacttGTGCATgtgttgattattttaatcatattgtaCGAGC aaTGTTGCCATCTGTACAAGTATTTGCAATTCAtggtaaaatgaaaaataagcgatataaaatatttaatgaattccgAAACATCAAAAATGGTATTTTAATTTGCACAGATGTAATGGCTCGTGgtattgatattttagaaatggaTTGGGTATTACAATATGATCCTCCTTGTTCAGctagtaattttattcatag ATGTGGTAGAACTGCTAGGATAGGTAATGAAGGAAATGCATTATTATTCCTCTTAGAAACAGAAGATGCATatgtagattttattaaaagaaatcaaaaagtaGAAATACAACAAATAGTTTTGGAATCATCCataatttcatatgaaaaatgtttaaaatgtatGAGAGATTTACAAAAGCaagatcgatttctttttgataaGGCTAATAGAGCATTTGTATCATATATCCAAGCATATAATAAACATGagtgtaatttaatattaagattaaaagatattgatttAGGAAAGCTTGCAATGAGTTTTGGTTTGTTGCGAATGCCTCGTATGCCAGAACTTAAAGGAAAAGATATATCAAGTTTTGGAGAAGAACATGTTGATATCAATTCCATTGCATATTCAgacaaacaaaaagaaaaaagtcgcttagaaaagttaaaaatttttcgagacaCTGGAATATGGCCTAAAATACATAAGAATAAACGCAAACAAACAGAACCATGGTCTGAAgctaaaaagaagaaactagaaagacaagaaaatcgtaaaagaagaaaagaaaaaaaactaaaacaaaaaatgttaGTAAACTCagcaaaaaaacaaaaaagaaagataaatgaaCAAGATATTGAAGATCTAGCAAAAGATATagcattaattaagaaattaaaaaaaaagaag attTCTCAAGAAGAATTTGATGCTGCTTTTGGAATtgactaa